The Pseudoalteromonas ulvae UL12 DNA window TCGCTATGAGAATGTGATTGCTGGCTGGCAAAGTAATAGTAGTTATGGTGATGCAATATTAAACGGCAGCAGTGATAAAGTCTTTGAAAATTGGCATATAACTATGTTGTTACGCTGGCATCAGCAAGATCCAGTGAGTCAAAAGGAAATTGATCGCAATAATGCCGCATTTGAACATCAAGGAAATCGCAATCCATTTATTGATCATCCTGAATTTGCGACCATGATTTGGCAGTAAAGATGTAAAAAAGAACGCCCCTTATTGACTGTACAAGTCATAAGCGGCTTTTTTATAAGCTTGATTTAACGAGCGAGCGGATAAATTGTAATTTCCATTCCAGCGCCAATCGCAGAAATTCGCAGTAGCGTGTTATCACTTAATGCTTGATTGAAGCATTTCGGTGAAGTGCCAGATTCAAATCCAATATCAAAGGTGCGTTTTGAACAGGTTAACCACTGTTTCAGTGCCGCACGGGAGCATGATTCAATCAATTCGCATAAATGATTGATGGTTTTATCAGGAGTACTATTTGAGAGCTTAGCTTCAATACGTGCAACTTGTTGATATTCATCGTTATGATAGTGCAAGATGACGGCATGTTTTTTTAAATCATTAACTAAGACACTAATATCGTGTTTTGATTCGAGTTCGAGATCGACATTTAAAAATTGAATTTCTGACATGTTGGCCGTTATTAGTGAAAATGGGTTAAAAGTGATAAGCGGTTACTCTAACCCAAGTTGGACTTAACCTCTAGTGTAGAAGGTTTTTTGTTAATAGTTTTCGATGTTTAATGATGGCTTATGGTAGTCTTTAAAATCGAAAAAGTAATCACTAAACAAACGATATGAATAAACGCCTTTTTAAACGCGCTCGCACCTTACACAAATGGCTTGGCTACTTACTGGGTTTGCAAATCTTTTTTTGGTTATTAGGTGGCTTAGTGATGAGTGCGATTCCATTAGAGATGGTGCATGGAAAGCATTTAGCTCAAAGAGAAATCAACCATTCATTTACTGCAGATAATTTCCCAGCCTCACTCGATAACATTATTGCTAATCTCGGTGATATTCGCTCAATATCCTATGGTGGGGTGCTCGCAAAGCCAGTTTATAAAATTGAAACTTCCGATGGGCAGCTCATTTTTAATGCCGTAACAGGTGAGCAATTAGCGTTGCCATCAAAGCAAGAGATTCAACAACTTGCAGAGCTGCATTATTTAGGAAGCGGTAAAATACTCAAGGCGCAGCTCCTTGATGAAGGCCCAAGAGAAGTCGGTTATCGAAAAGATATATGGCAAGTGATTTTTGATGATGCAGTTACTACAACCCTTTATTTCTCCAAGCAAAGCGGCCAGATAATAACAGTGCGCAGTACAATTTGGCGCATATTTGATTTCTTTTGGATGCTCCATATTATGGATTATGAAGACCGCGAGGATTTTAACAATCCACTCTTAATTAGTTTTTCAGTTGTAGCGGTTTTATTCTGTTTAAGTGGCATCTTGATGTTATTTCAAGGAGGGTTAAGCAAGCGAACACGTTTGTTTGCGCTGTTTCGAAAAGTTAAGGTCAGAAATAACTAAGGTGACAACGAAAAAATAGCGACAGATATTTCCTAAACTCCCATGCAAGACAAGTTGCGCCCTCTCAAAATCCAAGAGCTAATGATAGGGTGCAGAAAAAATCAAATCTTAAAGAAAAATATTCCCAGAACATCACCAACCACAGTAATTACATCAGCTGCAATTGTCAGTAATACTTACTTTATGGGGGTCGTTTAATCATTGAACTATCTTTATTTACGTTTTTTCAAGAGGCTCGTTGCTAGATCAAAAATAACTGTATGCAGATTTTTAAGCAAAATATAAAAAGTTTTCTATGCTTAAGCTAAGTCAAAATTTTTATAGTAAAAACAATGCCTATTAAAGCTCAGCAAAATCCAGAAATCAGTTGTTTTGTTATTGTGGCGACAGTCGTTGCACAGCTCGATGTTATTTTAGTTGAGGCGAAGAACTTGTCATTAACTGCTAAGAATGCCCGTGTAGTTGCCATTCGAGCGGGTCAATCTGCGCTAGGCTTTAAATCTATCACTAATTTTATTGATGAGTTTTCAGCTCGAACCATTAAGACCACTCAAGATATCCATAACCACTCTCATTTATTATTTAAACTCGCGTTAGAGCAATTGCGCGCCTCTCAGTTTAAAAATCATATGGGTCGAGCGAATGAATTAACCGATGGAAAAAACGCAAAAATTAAACAAATTAATCATTTAGCGAATAGTCAATTAAGGGAATGCTGGTCTCATTTAGGAAGTGAGATGCAATCATTAACATCACAGTTTGAGGAAATTCGCCAGCAAATGCGGGCTGCAGAATATATTGCGGTGACATCGCGAGTTGAAGCATCGCAGGCGGGCGAATACTGCGACAGTTTAGAATCGGTTTCTGATTATATTGCCTCAGCGGCACTGAGAATAAAAACAGCAATTACGATTAACTTAAATACCCTCTCACAATTACAACGGATCATTAAATGAAATCAAGTGTTCTCTATCAAGGTAAGCATCATAAATGGATTGTTTTTGCACGAGATCCGGCTAAGCCTGAAAAAATAATCGATACTAATCAATACCTCATCGTTAACGATAAAGAGTCTGTGTTACTTGATCCAGGTGGTATTGAATTGTTTTCGCCTATGCTTGCAGGAGTGTTAAGTCATATCGAGTTAGATAAATTAACGACTTTATTTGCCTCACATCAAGATCCTGACATCATTTCATCGCTTGGGTTGTGGGATAAAACCAT harbors:
- a CDS encoding chemotaxis protein — encoded protein: MPIKAQQNPEISCFVIVATVVAQLDVILVEAKNLSLTAKNARVVAIRAGQSALGFKSITNFIDEFSARTIKTTQDIHNHSHLLFKLALEQLRASQFKNHMGRANELTDGKNAKIKQINHLANSQLRECWSHLGSEMQSLTSQFEEIRQQMRAAEYIAVTSRVEASQAGEYCDSLESVSDYIASAALRIKTAITINLNTLSQLQRIIK